A genomic segment from Triticum dicoccoides isolate Atlit2015 ecotype Zavitan chromosome 1A, WEW_v2.0, whole genome shotgun sequence encodes:
- the LOC119348961 gene encoding uncharacterized protein LOC119348961 produces the protein MVKLATAREARLYGPALAVRRWEYINAGAYMFGTLLLATGLAALCASEGGAGATDAGLAVAAVALAVVAAVNAHDLGAHLAGVDCRVGLARFDPQLGLVELLAPALHAAGCVLAIVGLALQLFSQGEKLERRAADALLAGAVLWLLGSVLSSCQVYERADGRAQLLQSSVQVPVLLGSLLFLVAAALHRRREPTLAGKGESQSESEGWISLCGSVLWVAGALFNVLKVFVMHQSDAPRLEKLRGGAQERLARDREGRVPLVWRSAAPPTELR, from the exons ATGGTGAAGCTGGCGACGGCGAGGGAGGCGCGGCTGTACGGGCCGGCGCTGGCGGTGCGGCGGTGGGAGTACATCAACGCCGGCGCGTACATGTTCGGGACCCTGCTCCTGGCCACGGGGCTCGCGGCGCTGTGCGCGTCCGAGGGCGGCGCCGGCGCCACGGACGCGGGACTCGCCGTGGCCGCCGTGGCGCTGGCGGTGGTGGCGGCCGTGAACGCGCACGACCTGGGCGCGCACCTCGCCGGCGTGGactgccgcgtcgggctcgcccggTTCGACCCCCAGCTCGGCCTCGTCGAGCTCCTCGCGCCCGCGCTCCACGCCGCCGGCTGCGTCCTCGCCATCGTCGGCCTCGCGCTGCAGCTCTTCTCCCAG GGCGAGAAGCTGGAGAGGCGCGCGGCCGACGCGCTGCTGGCGGGCGCGGTGCTCTGGCTGCTGGGCTCCGTGCTCAGCTCATGTCAGGTGTACGAGCGCGCTGACGGCCGCGCGCAGCTGCTGCAGTCCAGCGTGCAGGTGCCCGTCCTCCTCGGCAGCCTGCTcttcctcgtcgccgccgccctccaccgccgccgTGAGCCCACCCTGGCAGGCAAGGGCGAAAGCCAGAGCGAGAGCGAGGGGTGGATTAGCCTGTGCGGGAGCGTGCTGTGGGTGGCGGGTGCACTGTTCAACGTGCTGAAAGTGTTTGTCATGCACCAGAGCGACGCGCCGCGGCTCGAGAAGCTCCGCGGCGGCGCGCAGGAGCGGCTCGCCCGGGACCGCGAGGGCCGCGTGCCGCTGGTCTGGAGGTCGGCGGCGCCGCCGACCGAGCTGCGCTGA